A single region of the Amphiura filiformis chromosome 7, Afil_fr2py, whole genome shotgun sequence genome encodes:
- the LOC140157851 gene encoding uncharacterized protein, translating into MESIDKISSEKEFSIRKGLYLAGLEGAVCEYYNNNAQNYEEYSTQTGRESGALALAKAVARTHPDKDTTILDVCAGTGLAGEQLRKLGYTKVDALDFSQEMLDLARSKGIYRNLICDSVQLHRKNQINDQ; encoded by the exons ATGGAATCCATCGATAAAATTTCGTCAGAAAAAGAATTTTCAATTCGCAAAGGACTGTATTTAGCCGGTCTTGAAGGTGCTGTCTGTGAGTACTACAATAATAATGCACAAAACTACGAAGAG TATTCTACCCAAACTGGTAGGGAAAGTGGTGCTCTTGCGTTAGCCAAAGCTGTAGCTCGTACTCATCCTGACAAAGATACCACCATATTAGATGTGTGTGCTGGGACAGGACTTGCCGGCGAACAG CTCAGGAAACTCGGTTACACCAAGGTGGATGCACTGGATTTCTCTCAGGAAATGCTAGACTTGGCTAGATCCAAGGGTATTTACCGCAATTTAATATGTGATAGCGTACAACTACATAGAAAGAATCAAATAAACGATC AGTAG